From one Streptomyces sp. ICC1 genomic stretch:
- the secY gene encoding preprotein translocase subunit SecY, whose amino-acid sequence MLTAFARAFKTPDLRKKLLFTLGIIVLYRLGSHVPVPGVSYKNVQICVDSMGSSNSLFGLVNMFSGGALLQITIFALGIMPYITASIILQLLTVVIPKLETLKKEGQSGTSKITQYTRYLTVALAILQGTGLVATARSGALFQGCAVKDQIVPDRSIFTTVTMVITMTAGTCLVMWLGELITDRGIGNGMSILMFISIAAGFVGALWQIKLQGKIADGWVEFGVVMLVGLAMVGLVVFVEQAQRRIPVQYAKRMIGRRAYGGTSTYIPLKVNQAGIIPVIFASSLLYIPALVVQFSGSTAGWATWIQKHFVKGDHPYYIAVYFLLIVFFAFFYVAISFNPEEVADNMKKYGGFIPGIRAGRPTAEYLSYVLNRITWPGSLYLGLIALVPTMALAGFGANQNFPFGGTSILIIVGVGLETVKQIESQLQQRNYEGFLR is encoded by the coding sequence GTGCTCACCGCGTTCGCCCGGGCGTTCAAGACGCCCGACCTGCGCAAGAAGCTGCTCTTCACGCTCGGCATCATCGTGCTGTATCGGCTCGGGTCCCATGTACCGGTACCCGGCGTGAGCTACAAGAACGTTCAGATCTGTGTCGACTCGATGGGCAGCAGCAACAGCCTCTTCGGTCTCGTCAACATGTTCAGCGGCGGTGCGCTGCTGCAGATCACGATCTTCGCGCTCGGCATCATGCCCTACATCACTGCGAGCATCATTCTGCAGCTGCTGACCGTGGTCATCCCGAAGCTGGAGACCCTCAAAAAAGAGGGTCAGTCCGGCACGTCGAAGATCACTCAGTACACGCGCTATTTGACGGTCGCGCTCGCGATCCTGCAGGGCACCGGCCTCGTGGCCACTGCCCGCAGCGGCGCCCTGTTCCAGGGCTGCGCGGTCAAGGACCAGATCGTTCCGGACCGGTCGATCTTCACCACCGTCACCATGGTCATCACCATGACCGCGGGCACCTGCCTGGTCATGTGGCTCGGTGAGCTCATCACCGACCGTGGCATCGGCAACGGCATGTCGATCCTGATGTTCATCTCGATCGCCGCGGGCTTCGTCGGAGCCCTCTGGCAGATCAAGCTCCAGGGCAAGATCGCGGACGGCTGGGTCGAGTTCGGCGTGGTCATGCTGGTCGGTCTCGCGATGGTGGGCTTGGTGGTCTTCGTCGAACAGGCGCAGCGCCGGATCCCGGTCCAGTACGCGAAGCGCATGATCGGCCGCCGTGCGTACGGCGGTACCTCGACCTACATCCCGCTCAAGGTGAACCAGGCGGGCATCATCCCCGTCATCTTCGCCTCGTCGCTGCTGTACATCCCGGCACTGGTCGTGCAGTTCAGCGGTTCCACCGCCGGCTGGGCCACGTGGATCCAGAAGCACTTCGTCAAGGGCGACCACCCGTACTACATCGCCGTCTACTTCCTCCTGATCGTTTTCTTCGCGTTCTTCTACGTGGCGATCTCGTTCAACCCCGAGGAAGTTGCGGACAACATGAAGAAGTATGGTGGGTTCATCCCGGGCATCCGCGCCGGTCGGCCCACCGCCGAGTACCTCAGCTACGTACTCAACCGGATCACCTGGCCGGGGTCGCTGTACCTGGGTCTCATCGCTCTTGTGCCGACGATGGCGTTGGCGGGCTTCGGGGCGAACCAGAACTTCCCGTTCGGCGGGACGAGCATCCTGATCATCGTGGGTGTGGGTCTGGAAACCGTGAAGCAGATCGAGAGCCAGCTCCAGCAGCGTAATTACGAAGGGTTCCTCCGCTGA
- the rpsH gene encoding 30S ribosomal protein S8, which produces MTMTDPIADMLTRLRNANSAYHDTVVMPHSKIKSHIAEILKQEGFITGWKVEDAEVGKNLVLELKFGPNRERSIAGIKRISKPGLRVYAKSTNLPKVLGGLGVAIISTSHGLLTGQQAGKKGVGGEVLAYVW; this is translated from the coding sequence ATGACCATGACTGACCCGATCGCAGACATGCTCACGCGTCTGCGTAACGCTAACTCGGCGTACCACGACACCGTCGTGATGCCGCACAGCAAGATCAAGTCGCACATCGCAGAGATCCTCAAGCAGGAGGGTTTCATCACCGGCTGGAAGGTCGAGGATGCCGAGGTCGGCAAGAACCTCGTCCTCGAGCTGAAGTTCGGGCCGAACCGCGAGCGCTCCATTGCGGGCATCAAGCGGATCTCGAAGCCCGGTCTGCGCGTGTACGCAAAGTCCACCAACCTGCCGAAGGTGCTCGGCGGCCTGGGCGTGGCGATCATCTCCACGTCCCACGGTCTGCTCACCGGCCAGCAGGCAGGCAAGAAGGGCGTAGGTGGGGAAGTCCTCGCCTACGTCTGGTAG
- a CDS encoding adenylate kinase, with amino-acid sequence MRIVLVGPPGAGKGTQATVLAKTLSIPHISTGDLFRANISQGTELGRRAKAFMDAGDLVPDEITIGMAKDRMEQEDAAGGFLLDGFPRNVSQAEALDVMLKAEGMNLDAVLDLEVEEDEVVKRLAGRRTCRNDGGHVFHVAYQPPKVEGVCDICGGELYVREDQSEDAVRNRLDVYHTQTEPIIDYYKAQGLVSTIPALGEVKDVTQRAMDALKK; translated from the coding sequence ATGCGAATCGTCCTCGTCGGCCCGCCCGGTGCGGGCAAGGGAACGCAGGCGACTGTCCTTGCCAAGACCTTGTCGATCCCGCACATCTCCACGGGCGACCTGTTCCGGGCCAACATCAGCCAGGGAACCGAGCTGGGCCGTCGCGCGAAGGCGTTCATGGACGCGGGTGACCTCGTCCCGGACGAGATCACCATCGGCATGGCCAAGGACCGCATGGAGCAGGAGGACGCCGCCGGCGGTTTCCTGCTCGACGGGTTCCCGCGCAACGTCTCCCAGGCGGAAGCCCTCGACGTGATGCTGAAGGCCGAGGGCATGAACCTCGACGCCGTCCTCGACCTGGAGGTCGAGGAGGACGAGGTCGTCAAGCGTCTCGCCGGCCGGCGCACCTGCCGAAACGACGGCGGGCACGTCTTCCACGTCGCGTACCAGCCGCCGAAGGTCGAGGGTGTCTGCGACATCTGCGGCGGCGAGCTGTACGTGCGCGAGGACCAGTCCGAGGACGCGGTCCGCAACCGCCTGGACGTCTACCACACGCAGACCGAGCCGATCATCGACTACTACAAGGCCCAGGGCCTCGTATCGACGATCCCGGCGCTGGGTGAGGTCAAGGACGTCACGCAGCGCGCGATGGACGCGCTGAAGAAGTAG
- a CDS encoding DNA-directed RNA polymerase subunit alpha: MLIAQRPSLTEEVVDEYRSRFVIEPLEPGFGYTLGNSLRRTLLSSIPGAAVTSIRVDGVLHEFTTVPGVKEDVTDIILNIKQLVVSSEHDEPVVMYLRKQGPGLVTAADIAPPAGVEVHNPDLVLATLNGKGKLEMELTVERGRGYVSAVQNKQLGQEIGRIPIDSIYSPVLKVTYKVEATRVEQRTDFDKLIVDVETKQAMRPRDAMASAGKTLVELFGLARELNIDAEGIDMGPSPTDAALAADLALPIEELELTVRSYNCLKREGIHSVGELVARSEADLLDIRNFGAKSIDEVKAKLAGMGLALKDSPPGFDPTAAADAFGADDDADAGFVETEQY; this comes from the coding sequence ATGCTTATCGCTCAGCGCCCCTCGCTGACCGAAGAGGTCGTAGACGAGTACCGCTCGCGGTTCGTGATCGAGCCGCTCGAGCCGGGCTTCGGCTACACCCTCGGCAACTCGCTCCGCCGTACGCTCCTGTCCTCGATCCCGGGTGCCGCTGTCACCAGCATCCGCGTGGACGGCGTCCTGCACGAGTTCACCACCGTGCCGGGTGTCAAGGAAGACGTCACCGACATCATCCTCAACATCAAGCAGCTGGTCGTCTCCTCGGAGCACGACGAGCCGGTCGTGATGTACCTGCGCAAGCAGGGTCCCGGCCTGGTCACCGCTGCCGACATCGCGCCCCCGGCCGGTGTCGAGGTGCACAACCCGGACCTCGTCCTCGCCACGCTCAACGGCAAGGGCAAGCTGGAGATGGAGCTGACCGTCGAGCGCGGTCGCGGCTACGTCTCCGCCGTCCAGAACAAGCAGCTGGGCCAGGAGATCGGTCGCATCCCGATCGACTCCATCTACAGCCCGGTCCTCAAGGTCACCTACAAGGTCGAGGCGACCCGAGTCGAGCAGCGCACCGACTTCGACAAGCTGATCGTCGACGTCGAGACCAAGCAGGCCATGCGCCCGCGCGACGCCATGGCGTCCGCCGGCAAGACCCTGGTCGAGCTGTTCGGCCTGGCGCGCGAGCTCAACATCGACGCCGAGGGCATCGACATGGGCCCCTCGCCGACGGACGCGGCCCTGGCCGCTGATCTCGCCCTGCCGATCGAGGAGCTCGAGCTCACCGTTCGGTCGTACAACTGCCTCAAGCGCGAGGGCATCCACTCCGTGGGTGAGCTCGTCGCCCGCTCCGAGGCCGACCTGCTCGACATCCGCAACTTCGGTGCGAAGTCGATCGACGAGGTCAAGGCGAAGCTGGCCGGCATGGGCCTGGCCCTCAAGGACAGCCCGCCCGGATTCGACCCGACCGCTGCCGCCGACGCCTTCGGCGCCGACGACGACGCGGACGCCGGTTTCGTCGAGACCGAGCAGTACTAA
- the rplF gene encoding 50S ribosomal protein L6, translating into MSRIGKLPIQVPAGVDVTIDGQAVAVKGPKGSLALTVKAPIEIVKGEDGVLNVIRPNDERQNKALHGLSRTLVANMITGVTTGYVKALEISGVGYRVAAKGSNLEFQLGYSHPILIEAPEGISFKVESPTKFSVEGIDKQKVGEVAANIRKLRKPDPYKAKGVKYAGEVIRRKVGKAGK; encoded by the coding sequence ATGTCGCGAATCGGCAAGCTCCCCATCCAGGTTCCCGCCGGTGTGGACGTCACCATCGACGGCCAGGCTGTGGCTGTGAAGGGCCCCAAGGGTTCCCTCGCGCTCACCGTCAAGGCGCCGATCGAGATCGTCAAGGGTGAGGACGGCGTCCTGAACGTCATCCGCCCCAACGACGAGCGTCAGAACAAGGCCCTGCACGGCCTGTCCCGCACGCTGGTGGCGAACATGATCACCGGCGTGACCACGGGTTACGTCAAGGCTCTCGAGATCAGCGGTGTCGGTTACCGCGTCGCCGCGAAGGGCTCCAACCTGGAGTTCCAGCTTGGTTACAGCCACCCGATCCTGATCGAGGCGCCTGAGGGCATCTCCTTCAAGGTCGAGTCGCCCACCAAGTTCTCGGTCGAGGGCATCGACAAGCAGAAGGTCGGCGAGGTCGCCGCCAACATCCGCAAGCTGCGGAAGCCCGACCCGTACAAGGCCAAGGGTGTCAAGTACGCCGGCGAAGTCATCCGCCGCAAGGTCGGAAAGGCTGGTAAGTAG
- the rpsK gene encoding 30S ribosomal protein S11, translating into MPPKGRQGAAKKVRRKEKKNVAHGHAHIKSTFNNTIVSITDPAGNVISWASAGHVGFKGSRKSTPFAAQMAAESAARRAQEHGMRKVDVFVKGPGSGRETAIRSLQATGLEVGSIQDVTPTPHNGCRPPKRRRV; encoded by the coding sequence ATGCCCCCCAAGGGTCGTCAGGGCGCTGCCAAGAAGGTGCGCCGCAAGGAAAAGAAGAACGTCGCTCATGGGCACGCCCACATCAAGAGCACGTTCAACAACACCATCGTCTCGATCACGGACCCCGCGGGCAACGTGATCTCCTGGGCCTCCGCCGGCCACGTCGGCTTCAAGGGCTCGCGCAAGTCCACCCCCTTCGCCGCGCAGATGGCCGCTGAGTCGGCCGCCCGTCGCGCGCAGGAGCACGGCATGCGCAAGGTCGACGTCTTCGTCAAGGGTCCCGGCTCCGGCCGTGAGACCGCGATCCGCTCCCTCCAGGCCACCGGCCTCGAGGTCGGCTCGATCCAGGACGTCACCCCCACCCCGCACAACGGCTGCCGTCCGCCCAAGCGTCGCCGCGTCTGA
- the rpmD gene encoding 50S ribosomal protein L30, whose product MARLKVTQIKSYIGSKQNHRDTLRSLGLKRLNDVVVKEDRPEFRGMVHTVRHLVTVEEVD is encoded by the coding sequence ATGGCTCGCCTCAAGGTCACGCAGATCAAGTCGTACATCGGCAGCAAGCAGAACCACCGCGACACGCTGCGTTCGCTCGGGCTCAAGCGCCTGAACGACGTCGTCGTCAAGGAGGACCGCCCCGAGTTCCGCGGAATGGTTCACACCGTCCGCCACCTCGTGACGGTTGAGGAGGTTGACTAA
- the rpsE gene encoding 30S ribosomal protein S5 translates to MAGPQRRGSGAGGGERRDRKGRDGGPAAEKTAYVERVVAINRVAKVVKGGRRFSFTALVVVGDGDGTVGVGYGKAKEVPAAIAKGVEEAKKSFFKVPRIQGTIPHPITGERAAGVVLLKPAAPGTGVIAGGPVRAVLECAGVHDILSKSLGSSNAINIVHATVAALKGLQRPEEIAARRGLPLEDVAPAALLRARAGAGA, encoded by the coding sequence ATGGCTGGACCCCAGCGCCGCGGAAGCGGTGCCGGTGGCGGCGAGCGGCGGGACCGGAAGGGTCGCGACGGTGGCCCTGCCGCCGAGAAGACCGCTTACGTTGAGCGCGTTGTCGCGATCAACCGCGTCGCCAAGGTTGTCAAGGGTGGTCGCCGCTTCAGCTTCACCGCGCTGGTCGTGGTGGGCGACGGTGACGGCACTGTAGGTGTCGGTTACGGCAAGGCCAAGGAAGTTCCCGCGGCCATCGCCAAGGGTGTCGAGGAAGCCAAGAAGTCCTTCTTCAAGGTTCCGCGCATCCAGGGCACCATCCCTCACCCGATCACGGGCGAGCGTGCCGCGGGCGTCGTGCTGCTGAAGCCGGCCGCCCCCGGTACCGGCGTTATCGCCGGTGGCCCGGTGCGCGCCGTTCTGGAGTGCGCCGGCGTTCACGACATCCTGTCGAAGTCCCTCGGTTCTTCGAACGCGATCAACATCGTGCACGCGACCGTGGCGGCCCTCAAGGGCCTGCAGCGTCCCGAGGAGATCGCGGCTCGCCGTGGTCTGCCCCTCGAGGACGTCGCCCCCGCGGCTCTGCTCCGTGCACGTGCTGGGGCGGGTGCGTAA
- the rplR gene encoding 50S ribosomal protein L18 → MAYGVKIAKGDAYKRAAKARRHIRIRKNVSGTAERPRLVVTRSNRNIVAQVIDDLQGHTLASASTLDTSIRGGEGDKSAQAQAVGALVAERAKAAGVETVVFDRGGNRYAGRIAALADAAREAGLKF, encoded by the coding sequence ATGGCATACGGTGTAAAGATCGCCAAGGGCGACGCGTACAAGCGTGCCGCCAAGGCCCGCCGCCACATCCGCATCCGCAAGAACGTCTCGGGTACGGCGGAGCGTCCGCGCCTCGTCGTGACGCGTTCCAACCGCAACATCGTTGCTCAGGTCATCGACGACCTCCAGGGTCACACCCTGGCGTCCGCGTCGACCCTGGACACCTCGATCCGCGGTGGTGAAGGCGACAAGAGCGCCCAGGCCCAGGCCGTCGGCGCACTCGTCGCCGAGCGCGCCAAGGCCGCGGGTGTCGAGACCGTCGTGTTCGACCGCGGTGGCAACCGATACGCCGGGCGCATTGCCGCTCTGGCTGACGCCGCCCGCGAAGCCGGGCTGAAGTTCTAA
- the rplQ gene encoding 50S ribosomal protein L17, producing MPRPAKGARLGGSAAHEKHLLANLAKALFEHGRITTTEAKARRLRPYAERLVTKAKKGDIHNRRLVLQTITDKSIVHTLFTEIAPRYENRPGGYTRITKIGNRRGDNAPMAVIELVEALTVAQQATGEAEAATKRAVKEAEAVETPAEETKEA from the coding sequence ATGCCGCGTCCCGCAAAGGGTGCCCGTCTGGGCGGCAGCGCCGCGCACGAGAAGCACCTCCTCGCGAACCTCGCGAAGGCGCTCTTCGAGCACGGCCGCATCACCACCACCGAGGCCAAGGCCCGCCGCCTGCGTCCCTACGCCGAGCGTCTGGTGACCAAGGCCAAGAAGGGCGACATCCACAACCGTCGCCTGGTGCTGCAGACGATCACGGACAAGAGCATCGTGCACACGCTGTTCACCGAGATCGCCCCGCGCTACGAGAACCGCCCCGGTGGTTACACGCGCATCACCAAGATCGGCAACCGTCGTGGCGACAACGCCCCGATGGCCGTGATCGAGCTGGTCGAGGCCCTTACGGTCGCCCAGCAGGCCACCGGTGAGGCCGAGGCCGCCACCAAGCGCGCGGTCAAGGAGGCGGAGGCTGTCGAGACCCCCGCCGAGGAGACCAAGGAGGCCTGA
- the truA gene encoding tRNA pseudouridine(38-40) synthase TruA, which produces MSDEVEPGHVRVRLDLSYDGKDFSGWAKQRVLRTVQGELESALRTVMRLPDPVELTVAGRTDAGVHARGQVAQFDVRDEVWAEHQDKLLRRLAGRLPHDVRVWKAAEAPAGFNARFSAIWRRYAYRVGDHQAGVDPLRRGHVLWYQWPLDADAMNEAAAALVGEHDFAAYCKKREGATTIRTLQQLSWERGEDGILTATVRADAFCHNMVRSLVGAMLHVGDGHRPTDWPGKVLAAAVRDSSVHVVKPHGLTLEEVGYPADELLAARSKEARNLRTLPGAGCC; this is translated from the coding sequence GTGAGTGACGAGGTGGAGCCCGGGCACGTCCGGGTGCGGCTGGACCTGAGCTACGACGGCAAGGACTTCTCCGGCTGGGCGAAGCAGCGCGTGCTGCGGACCGTGCAGGGGGAGCTGGAGTCGGCCCTGCGGACCGTGATGCGGCTGCCCGACCCGGTGGAGCTGACCGTGGCCGGCCGGACCGACGCCGGAGTGCACGCGCGCGGGCAGGTCGCGCAGTTCGACGTGCGCGACGAGGTGTGGGCCGAGCACCAGGACAAGCTGCTGCGCCGCCTCGCCGGGCGGCTGCCGCACGACGTACGGGTGTGGAAGGCCGCCGAGGCCCCCGCCGGCTTCAACGCGCGGTTCTCCGCGATCTGGCGCCGCTACGCCTACCGCGTCGGCGACCACCAGGCCGGGGTCGACCCGCTGCGCCGCGGCCACGTGCTCTGGTACCAGTGGCCGCTCGACGCGGACGCCATGAACGAGGCCGCCGCCGCGCTGGTCGGCGAGCACGACTTCGCCGCGTACTGCAAGAAGCGCGAGGGGGCCACGACGATCCGCACCCTCCAGCAGCTCAGCTGGGAGCGCGGCGAGGACGGGATCCTCACCGCGACCGTCCGCGCCGACGCCTTCTGCCACAACATGGTCCGCTCGCTGGTCGGCGCGATGCTGCACGTCGGCGACGGCCACCGGCCGACCGACTGGCCCGGGAAGGTGCTGGCCGCGGCCGTACGGGACTCCTCGGTGCACGTGGTCAAACCGCACGGGCTGACGCTGGAGGAGGTCGGCTACCCGGCCGACGAGCTGCTGGCCGCGCGGAGCAAGGAAGCGCGGAACCTGCGGACGCTGCCCGGAGCGGGCTGCTGCTAG
- the rpmJ gene encoding 50S ribosomal protein L36, whose protein sequence is MKVKPSVKKICDKCKVIRRHGRVMVICDNLRHKQRQG, encoded by the coding sequence ATGAAGGTCAAGCCGAGCGTCAAGAAGATCTGCGACAAGTGCAAGGTGATCCGCCGTCACGGTCGGGTCATGGTCATCTGCGACAACCTGCGCCACAAGCAGCGCCAGGGCTGA
- the map gene encoding type I methionyl aminopeptidase, producing MVQIKTPEQIVKMREAGLVVAAIHAATREAAVPGATTRDLDMVARKVIADAGAKSNFLGYGGFPATICTSVNEVVVHGIPDDKTVLGDGDIISIDAGAIVDGWHGDAAYTAFVGTGHAPELVELSRVTEESMWAGIAAMKLGNRLVDISKAIETYIKRQPRPTTGEHSLGKFGIIEDYGGHGIGTEMHMDPHLLNYVSRKRGKGIKLVPGICLAIEPMVSLGTAQTEVLADDWTVITTDGTWSSHWEHSIALTEEGPIVLTSPDCGKAKLAEYGVSTAPDPLG from the coding sequence ATGGTCCAGATCAAGACCCCCGAGCAGATCGTGAAGATGCGCGAGGCGGGGCTGGTCGTCGCGGCGATCCACGCGGCGACCCGTGAGGCGGCCGTACCGGGCGCCACGACGCGCGATCTGGACATGGTCGCCCGCAAGGTCATCGCGGACGCCGGCGCCAAGTCGAACTTCCTCGGCTACGGCGGCTTCCCCGCGACCATCTGCACCTCGGTCAACGAGGTCGTCGTCCACGGCATCCCCGACGACAAGACGGTCCTGGGGGACGGCGACATCATCTCGATCGATGCCGGCGCCATCGTCGACGGCTGGCACGGCGACGCCGCGTACACCGCCTTCGTGGGCACTGGGCACGCCCCTGAGCTCGTGGAGCTCTCCCGGGTGACCGAGGAGTCCATGTGGGCCGGGATCGCCGCCATGAAGCTCGGCAACCGCCTCGTGGACATCTCGAAGGCGATCGAGACGTACATCAAGCGCCAGCCGCGCCCGACCACCGGTGAGCACAGCCTCGGCAAGTTCGGGATCATCGAGGACTACGGCGGCCACGGCATCGGGACCGAGATGCACATGGACCCGCACCTGCTGAACTACGTCTCGCGCAAGCGGGGCAAGGGCATCAAGCTCGTTCCGGGCATCTGCCTGGCGATCGAGCCGATGGTCTCCCTGGGCACGGCCCAGACGGAGGTCCTGGCGGACGACTGGACGGTCATCACCACGGACGGGACCTGGTCCTCCCACTGGGAGCACTCCATCGCCCTGACCGAGGAGGGCCCGATCGTGCTGACCTCGCCGGACTGCGGCAAGGCGAAGCTGGCGGAGTACGGCGTGTCCACCGCGCCCGACCCGCTGGGCTGA
- a CDS encoding type Z 30S ribosomal protein S14, giving the protein MAKKALIAKAARKPKFGVRAYTRCQRCGRPHSVYRKFGLCRVCLREMAHRGELPGVTKSSW; this is encoded by the coding sequence ATGGCGAAGAAGGCTCTCATCGCGAAGGCTGCCCGCAAGCCCAAGTTCGGTGTGCGTGCGTACACCCGCTGCCAGCGCTGCGGTCGCCCCCACTCCGTGTACCGCAAGTTCGGCCTGTGCCGCGTCTGCCTTCGTGAGATGGCTCACCGTGGCGAGCTGCCGGGCGTGACCAAGAGCTCCTGGTAA
- the infA gene encoding translation initiation factor IF-1 codes for MAKKQGAIEIEGTVIESLPNAMFRVELQNGHKVLAHISGKMRMHYIRILPDDRVVVELSPYDLTRGRIVYRYK; via the coding sequence GTGGCCAAGAAGCAAGGTGCCATCGAAATCGAGGGCACCGTGATCGAGTCCCTCCCGAACGCGATGTTCCGGGTGGAACTCCAGAACGGTCACAAGGTCCTCGCGCACATCAGCGGCAAGATGCGCATGCACTACATCCGCATCCTTCCTGATGACCGGGTTGTCGTGGAGCTCTCTCCGTACGACCTGACGCGTGGCCGGATCGTCTACCGATACAAGTAG
- the rpsM gene encoding 30S ribosomal protein S13 → MARVSGVDIPREKRVEIALTYVFGVGRTRSKEILAATGVNPDTRVRDLAEEDLVKIREYVDANLRTEGDLRREIQADIRRKVEIQCYQGVRHRRGLPVHGQRTSTNARTRKGPRRAIAGKKKPGKK, encoded by the coding sequence ATGGCACGCGTTTCCGGTGTTGACATCCCGCGCGAAAAGCGTGTGGAGATCGCACTTACCTACGTCTTCGGTGTCGGTCGCACCCGGTCCAAGGAAATCCTTGCGGCCACCGGTGTGAACCCCGACACCCGCGTTCGTGACCTGGCCGAAGAGGACCTGGTCAAGATCCGCGAGTACGTGGACGCCAACCTCCGCACCGAGGGTGACCTCCGCCGCGAGATCCAGGCCGACATCCGCCGCAAGGTCGAGATCCAGTGCTACCAGGGTGTTCGCCACCGTCGTGGCCTGCCCGTGCACGGTCAGCGCACCAGCACGAACGCCCGTACCCGCAAGGGTCCGCGTCGCGCGATCGCCGGTAAGAAGAAGCCGGGCAAGAAGTAG
- the rplO gene encoding 50S ribosomal protein L15 gives MAESSPLKAHNLRPAPGAKTAKTRVGRGEASKGKTAGRGTKGQKARYQIPVRFEGGQMPLHMRLPKLKGFKNPFRTEFQVVNLDKLGALYPEGGEVTVADLVAKGAVRKNSLVKVLGQGEISVALQVSVDAVSGSAKEKIAAAGGTVTELV, from the coding sequence ATGGCTGAGAGCAGCCCGCTGAAGGCCCACAACCTCCGTCCCGCCCCCGGCGCCAAGACCGCGAAGACCCGTGTCGGTCGTGGTGAGGCGTCGAAGGGTAAGACGGCTGGTCGTGGTACGAAGGGCCAGAAGGCCCGCTACCAGATCCCGGTGCGCTTCGAGGGTGGGCAGATGCCCCTCCACATGCGCCTGCCGAAGCTCAAGGGCTTCAAGAACCCGTTCCGCACCGAGTTCCAGGTCGTGAACCTGGACAAGCTCGGCGCTCTCTACCCCGAGGGTGGAGAAGTCACGGTGGCCGACCTGGTCGCCAAGGGCGCGGTTCGCAAGAACAGCCTCGTCAAGGTCCTGGGCCAGGGCGAGATCTCCGTGGCGCTGCAGGTTTCGGTTGACGCCGTCTCCGGCTCCGCCAAGGAGAAGATTGCCGCCGCTGGTGGCACCGTGACCGAGCTCGTCTAA